One Ostrea edulis chromosome 2, xbOstEdul1.1, whole genome shotgun sequence genomic region harbors:
- the LOC125678941 gene encoding protein Shroom2-like isoform X3 has translation MSIKGWSTVQDLTQKQQNSPNVDPPNGSHVDLNSVDPRPGRLSPASSSPSLNMANPYQRKPPSPRLDLHKSSTDISSYSQPLSPRSPTNQSFSFSKGYKKMAWSHNADYSGHRDDKLKDVRQSLPTSNKPFKSDLHDYQNINDVSSQAEVDPADLELQKLTQRAPREPYDPRPPCSPPAPPVRDVSSLQYVCKPQPHEKYPSWPVTQPNLETEPGEPINSPNLKQAYHPQLGPVTERNSPSSERKTGDDYKRNASDPGFKKQTSLTRFIKRPTPSDHEKRTINLESKRSAESQMEQFFSSSPGYPNPMMDQDGNRIGDEKYNIPSPPERESQAPDEKTLSEKIASIVGPHHDSWHGGSSGYHNDLKSRDSSSFSDSPYQDYKKQETFTRKSPEKAPVVRGLVDTGTNPLGSDGRSVSSSSLRFEPPRTYVVKQMVCYNTGTQTDNKSSTDTSSSDKYFQEKSIQARLSSSDSDSYKQTDSRRRDGYIGNPGDNKDRERRENFPEDYPSNMAPMLRKLTKEYYGGKLVGSEKRLSSASSQDSSIRSPGSEMPSFIHYPGMKEADSYSSVVIHPNENSMPFGRDYTESRSSICDSRHDVSGLESERSSVLPSESRSKQMRHGLDPSLYSPKYPLLHTGSRSDLSRDQNRLILGYDKHSKGTLNTDEFHRSVPSGDTPTSQSYSTSESRSSTSTRFSSSELSPALPSHSKPRHESTDSVFTDPASPLVPGSSDGPRRPNDLSRQMGRSASMKKAYGVYDEHFHKRQESELVSSTQSPTMVHTRSHSSSEYVRMDYQRMHAENKHMALIREDSLENRTHDQRWEDMVKKSKQSQADKSSNYENIQLGNKGSPSYSTKGMLPASNLKRTSSEQIRPMKDRFSDRTSAWKLDNENGARDSKSKFKYPSQSQMDLSSNVPSDSSYDHRPRSTSDSIPKDSSTSSPTKRHVSDSDSVSPDNPDISSSQSQNDFDKDTNLKDVQRNAVQKYMDRVTGKKPDEFESKEETSCKTSLTSSESFRLKYGNRAERQESLRRSRSITSRDSEYMEMKRPERQQTEWSRIRSQTAGSRPHSIGSDSSLVDPYAVTTLSSFPDSEQHQRSQSDSISTMSQLNKDELMSVADEENVDQSSGGISKNSLYQNVGYRPPPPVPPGVDEDQPPALPPRNYRRFSASQYDSSLHPRPIPQSLPRERSSFGYDGHSSESRGRWDDDNYAEQLRKQSRRLSEQQHMPQPMIYKTTKTSIQVTQSFKQQHAEALEATSPSGSTSSSEHFFSSRRMSAGQQPSSPSSAPSVPPLPSSKYMPSPSSPQISPKSEGPSRSEHYPEPKSYHSPESKERPRVDIPPATQNWHGRPSPNSPDPPPPPTPQKEINSEVDLPPPPPELMDNSPEHMDDRSRYAEDSYGSYKNRSDRQPGVYKRSASSGDALKLLHENNNYKQQGEIQKPPRKRLQPVWKSEQTVNQNDQIPEQRDIPYKDPVVPERPPRPLGSSQSSSHLLAPKPYTAPESKKSNSFSVTSSDQDSLTNPLTDRHSVQERISSIERKQSLSRERPEIRQTTPHSHSFNRKSYENLSKSFTASPNAKSFETDKFSSSVSDNLLSQKLNSKSEVSTTPSRRTYSLDQNAPVATSTASPPPVDRSPGSGYPGGRNIKVKNIESNGQSASDSNSSNTKMSFSDSLRQSPSESNTTHTSSPSANNNVSDLVQHSRQRSQEELECDAKVEEFAKIYEKKDPKLSSMLKSDGGRMQYMGGLFQTEIDQDLLVRRSPKTSPKSSSVGKDQEALKSVTPNKEGKSDEEEKSPLPSNYWVSPSKALIEMNIRQSDSIGRDMTKDIDDSDKLIKTKEELVESIQKKMDKLKEEKKELTNELEETESLGKEVQKAVDRKCKTQHEKDKFKTYIGDMETIILLLLKVSGLLARAENSLQSLPKDTNERIKKIAADKRDRAKQQHEDAKVLKADIEKRSQQIEVFLQEALSEDEFGDYKYYVKMKSKLTIEKQELEDKIALGEEQIAALKLSIPEKH, from the exons ATGTCTATAAAAGGATGGAGCACTGTACAG GATCTGACACAAAAACAGCAGAATTCTCCCAATGTGGACCCACCCAATGGTAGCCATGTAGATCTGAATTCTGTTGATCCTCGCCCAGGACGGTTGTCTCCTGCTTCATCCTCTCCCAGTCTCAACATGGCCAACCCCTACCAGAGGAAGCCCCCATCACCACGGCTCGACTTGCACAAGTCCAGCACAGACATAAGCAGTTACTCACAACCACTGTCTCCCCGAAGTCCAACAAATCagtcattttcattttcaaaaggGTATAAGAAGATGGCATGGAGTCACAATGCCGATTATTCAGGGCATCGTGATGACAAACTTAAAGATGTGAGGCAGTCACTGCCAACCAGTAACAAACCTTTTAAATCAGACTTACACGATTATCAGAACATTAATGATGTGTCCTCACAAGCTGAGGTGGATCCCGCAGATCTAGAGCTGCAGAAACTGACACAACGAGCTCCCCGAGAACCTTATGACCCTCGACCTCCATGTTCACCCCCAGCACCCCCTGTCAGAGATGTGTCAAGTTTACAGTATGTCTGTAAACCTCAGCCACATGAGAAGTACCCCTCCTGGCCTGTTACTCAACCAAATTTAGAGACTGAACCAGGGGAGCCAATAAATTCGCCCAATTTAAAACAAGCATATCATCCTCAACTTGGGCCTGTTACCGAACGCAATAGTCCCAGTAGTGAACGAAAGACTGGGGATGATTATAAAAGAAACGCTAGTGATCCTgggtttaaaaaacaaacatcattAACACGTTTTATAAAACGCCCAACTCCCAGTGATCATGAAAAGAGGACAATAAATTTAGAATCAAAAAGGAGTGCAGAAAGTCAAATGGAACAGTTCTTTAGTTCTTCTCCAGGTTATCCAAATCCAATGATGGATCAGGATGGCAATCGCATTGGAGATGAAAAATACAACATTCCGTCACCTCCAGAGAGGGAGAGTCAAGCTCCTGATGAAAAGACTCTCTCTGAAAAAATTGCTTCGATTGTTGGTCCTCACCACGATTCTTGGCATGGAGGTAGTAGTGGATATCACAATGATTTGAAAAGTCGTGATTCATCATCTTTTAGTGACAGTCCTTACCAGGACTAtaaaaaacaagaaacttttaccagaaaaagtccagaaaaggCCCCTGTTGTAAGGGGCTTGGTGGATACTGGAACCAATCCTTTGGGTAGTGATGGGAGAAGTGTGAGTAGTAGTTCACTTCGATTTGAGCCACCAAGGACTTACGTTGTGAAGCAGATGGTGTGTTACAACACTGgaacacaaacagataataaATCCTCCACAGACACTTCTAGTAGTGATAAGTACTTCCAGGAAAAGTCCATTCAGGCGAGGCTGTCTAGTTCTGATAGTGACAgttacaaacagacagacagtcGAAGAAGGGATGGGTACATAGGAAACCCTGGAGATAATAAGGATAGAGAAAGGAGGGAAAATTTTCCAGAAGATTATCCTTCAAATATGGCTCCAATGCTTAGAAAACTAACAAAAGAATATTACGGTGGAAAACTTGTTGGCAGTGAAAAACGTCTGTCGTCTGCTTCTAGTCAGGACAGTAGCATACGTAGTCCAGGGTCTGAAATGCCTTCATTCATACATTATCCAGGAATGAAAGAAGCAGATTCCTACAGTAGTGTTGTTATTCACCCAAATGAAAACTCCATGCCTTTTGGACGAGACTATACAGAGTCACGATCCAGTATATGTGACTCGAGGCATGATGTGTCTGGGTTGGAAAGTGAAAGGAGCTCTGTGTTACCATCAGAATCACGTTCCAAACAAATGAGACATGGATTAGATCCTTCTCTATACTCTCCAAAATATCCACTGTTACACACCGGGAGTAGATCTGATCTAAGTAGAGACCAAAACCGCTTAATTCTGGGTTATGACAAGCATTCCAAAGGTACTTTGAACACAGATGAGTTTCATCGCAGTGTTCCAAGTGGTGATACCCCTACATCTCAGTCATATAGTACATCAGAATCGCGCTCTTCCACTAGTACTCGCTTTAGTTCTTCTGAGTTATCTCCAGCTCTACCAAGTCATTCCAAACCTAGACATGAGTCAACAGATTCTGTGTTTACTGATCCTGCGTCCCCTCTAGTACCAGGAAGTTCAGATGGACCTCGACGACCAAACGATTTAAGTCGACAAATGGGAAGAAGTGCTTCTATGAAGAAAGCATATGGAGTATATGATGAACACTTTCATAAGAGACAGGAGAGTGAATTGGTGTCTTCCACACAGTCTCCCACGATGGTACATACAAGGTCTCATTCATCGTCAGAATATGTCCGTATGGATTACCAACGAATGCATGCAGAAAATAAGCACATGGCACTTATCCGAGAGGACTCTCTGGAAAATCGCACACATGATCAGCGCTGGGAGGACATGGTAAAGAAGTCCAAGCAGTCTCAGGCTGATAAATCATCAAATTACGAAAATATCCAACTAGGAAACAAAGGTAGTCCTTCTTATTCCACAAAGGGCATGTTACCAGCTTCCAATTTAAAGAGAACATCCTCTGAACAAATAAGACCAATGAAGGACAGATTTAGTGATAGGACTAGTGCTTGGAAACTGGACAATGAAAATGGTGCTCGTGATTCCAAAAGTAAATTCAAATATCCCAGCCAGTCACAGATGGATTTATCTTCTAATGTACCATCAGATTCTAGTTATGATCATCGACCAAGGTCAACTTCTGATTCCATTCCTAAAGACAGCAGCACTTCCTCTCCCACAAAACGACATGTCTCAGATTCTGACAGTGTGTCACCTGACAACCCAGACATTTCTTCCTCACAGTCTcaaaatgattttgataaagaTACCAACCTCAAAGATGTACAACGAAATGCAGTGCAAAAGTACATGGACAGGGTAACAGGTAAAAAACCTGATGAATTTGAATCCAAAGAAGAAACCTCATGTAAAACATCACTAACCTCATCCGAATCTTTCCGACTTAAATATGGCAACCGGGCAGAGCGACAGGAGAGTCTTCGCAGATCAAGGTCAATAACCTCAAGAGACTCTGAGTACATGGAAATGAAGAGACCCGAAAGACAGCAGACCGAATGGAGTCGAATCCGTTCCCAGACGGCAGGAAGTCGCCCACACTCCATCGGGTCCGACTCCAGTCTTGTGGATCCATATGCTGTTACAACACTCTCCTCATTCCCAGACTCAGAGCAACACCAACGAAGTCAAAGTGACTCAATCAGCACTATGTCACAGCTGAACAAAGATGAG TTGATGTCAGTCGCTGATGAAGAGAATGTTGACCAAAG ttcTGGTGGAATTTCTAAGAATTCCTTGTACCAAAATGTTGGATATCGTCCGCCTCCCCCAGTTCCCCCTGGTGTGGATGAGGATCAACCACCCGCACTGCCACCAAGAAATTACAGGAGGTTCTCGGCAAGTCAGTACGATTCTTCCCTACATCCCAGACCAATCCCACAGTCTCTTCCTAGAGAGAGGTCATCTTTTGGATATGACGGACATTCCAGTGAATCCAGAGGGAGATGGGATGACGATAATTATGCCGAGCAGCTTCGCAAACAGTCAAGACGTCTCTCGGAACAGCAGCACATGCCCCAGCCTAtgatttacaaaacaacaaaaacatccATCCAAGTCACACAGTCTTTCAAGCAGCAGCATGCGGAGGCTTTGGAAGCCACCTCCCCCAGTGGATCCACCTCTTCATCAGAACATTTCTTCTCTTCACGTCGCATGTCAGCAGGGCAGCAGCCCTCGTCACCAAGCAGTGCTCCTAGTGTTCCTCCATTGCCTTCATCAAAATACATGCCATCTCCATCCAGCCCACAAATTTCACCAAAAAGTGAGGGTCCATCTCGGTCAGAGCACTATCCAGAACCCAAGTCTTACCATTCTCCAGAGTCTAAGGAGAGACCAAGGGTAGACATACCACCAGCCACCCAGAACTGGCATGGCCGCCCGTCTCCGAACAGTCCAGAcccaccacccccacccaccccacagAAAGAGATCAATTCAGAGGTGGACCTGCCACCTCCCCCACCAGAACTGATGGATAATTCACCAGAGCACATGGATGATAGAAGCAG ATATGCAGAGGATTCCTATGGTTCATACAAGAATCGAAGTGATCGCCAGCCCGGGGTGTACAAACGTTCAGCCTCCTCAGGAGATGCTCTAAAACTTCTACACGAAAACAACAACTACAAACAACAGGGAGAGATACAGAAACCCCCCAGAAAAAGACTACAGCCTGTGTGGAAGAGTGAGCAGACTGTCAATCAAAATGATCAGATTCCGGAGCAGCGAGACATTCCTTATAAAGACCCTGTTGTCCCTGAACGACCACCGAGACCTTTAGGCTCTTCTCAGAGTTCTAGTCACCTTTTGGCACCCAAACCTTACACAGCACCAGAATCAAAGAAAAGTAATAGTTTTTCTGTGACTTCCTCTGATCAGGACTCGCTGACTAATCCTCTCACAGACAGACACTCGGTGCAGGAAAGGATTTCTTCCATTGAAAGGAAACAGAGTCTTTCTAGGGAGAGGCCAGAAATCAGACAAACTACTCCTCACAGTCACTCGTTCAAcagaaaatcatatgaaaactTGTCCAAATCTTTCACGGCATCACCTAATGCAAAGTCATTTGAAACAGACAAATTCAGTTCAAGTGTAAGTGATAATCTGCTATCACAAAAGCTTAATTCTAAATCTGAAGTCTCTACTACCCCTAGCAGAAGGACCTACTCTCTGGACCAAAATGCTCCTGTTGCTACTAGTACTGCAAGCCCTCCGCCAGTAGACAGAAGCCCTGGGAGTGGCTATCCGGGAGGCCGTAACATCAAAGTGAAAAATATCGAATCTAATGGGCAGAGTGCAAGCGATTCCAATTCTTCCAATACCAAAATGTCTTTCAGTGATTCCTTGAGGCAATCTCCCAGTGAGTCTAACACCACACATACCTCTAGTCCTTCAGCAAATAACAATGTTAGTGACTTAGTACAGCATAGTAGGCAACGCTCCCAAGAAGAACTAGAGTGTGATGCCAAAGTCGAGGAATTCGCCAAAATATATGAGAAAAAGGACCCCAAACTGTCCAGCATGCTGAAGAGCGATGGTGGTAGAATGCAGTATATGGGCGGACTTTTCCAAACTGAGATTGACCAAGATTTACTTGTTCGACGATCTCCTAAAACTTCACCCAAGTCTTCCAGTGTGGGCAAAGATCAAGAGGCCCTCAAGAGTGTAACCCCCAATAAGGAAGGGAAATCAGATGAAGA GGAGAAGTCACCTCTACCATCTAACTACTGGGTCTCCCCCTCCAAAGCTCTCATAGAGATGAATATCCGGCAGAGTGACAGCATCGGGAGAGACATGACCAAGGACATCGATGATTCGGAcaaattaatcaaaacaaag GAGGAACTGGTTGAAAGCATTCAGAAGAAAATGGACAAACTGAAGGAAGAGAAAAAGGAGCTGACTAATGAGCTGGAGGAGACAGAATCACTTGGAAAAGAG GTACAGAAAGCTGTTGATAGAAAGTGCAAAACACAGCATGAGAAGGACAAGTTTAAGACTTATATTGGAGACATGGAGACGATCATACTTCTGTTGCTGAAAGTTTCAGGATTACTGGCTCGGGCGGAGAATTCCCTACAGAGTCTACCCAAAGACACAAATGAGCGAATCAAA AAAATTGCAGCTGACAAGCGAGATAGAGCAAAGCAGCAACATGAAGATGCAAAGGTTTTAAAGGCAGACATTGAAAAGCGAAGCCAGCAGATAGAGGTTTTCCTTCAGGAGGCCCTGAGTGAGGATGAGTTTGGGGATTACAAGTATTACgtcaaaatgaaatcaaaactGACAATTGAAAAACAGGAGCTGGAGGACAAGATAGCTCTGGGGGAAGAACAAATTGCAGCTCTGAAGCTGAGCATTCCAGAGAAACATTGA